In Jejubacter calystegiae, the following are encoded in one genomic region:
- the minE gene encoding cell division topological specificity factor MinE codes for MALLDFFLSRKKNTANIAKERLQIIVAERRRGDTEPHYLPQLKRDILEVICKYVKIDPEMVSVQLDQKGEDISILELNVTLPEMEESKS; via the coding sequence ATGGCATTACTTGACTTTTTTCTGTCCCGAAAAAAGAACACCGCCAACATCGCCAAAGAACGTTTACAGATTATCGTTGCAGAACGCCGTCGTGGCGATACCGAACCTCACTACCTGCCGCAGCTTAAGCGGGACATTCTGGAAGTGATTTGCAAGTACGTAAAGATCGATCCGGAAATGGTTTCAGTACAGCTGGATCAAAAGGGTGAAGATATTTCCATTCTGGAGCTCAATGTGACGCTTCCGGAAATGGAAGAGTCGAAGTCCTGA
- the dsbB gene encoding disulfide bond formation protein DsbB codes for MLQYLNQCSRGRGAWLLMALTAFALELVALWFQHVMKLQPCVLCIYERCALFGVMGAGLLGAIAPKTPLRFVALAVWIYSAWRGLELAWQHTMMQLHPSPFQVCDFAARFPTWLPLDKWLPQVFVATGDCSVRQWEFLSLEMPQWLVGIFAAYLIVALVVVIAQFVKPKRRGIFKH; via the coding sequence ATGTTGCAATATCTCAACCAATGCTCACGCGGTCGGGGCGCATGGCTGCTGATGGCCCTGACGGCCTTTGCGCTGGAGCTGGTCGCGCTCTGGTTCCAGCATGTTATGAAGCTGCAACCCTGCGTGCTTTGTATCTACGAGCGCTGTGCGCTATTTGGCGTGATGGGCGCCGGTCTGCTGGGCGCCATCGCCCCGAAAACCCCACTGCGCTTTGTGGCGCTGGCGGTCTGGATCTACAGCGCCTGGCGCGGTCTGGAGCTGGCCTGGCAGCACACTATGATGCAGTTGCACCCTTCGCCTTTCCAGGTGTGTGATTTCGCCGCCCGATTCCCCACATGGCTGCCGCTGGATAAATGGTTGCCGCAGGTTTTCGTCGCTACCGGCGACTGTTCGGTACGTCAGTGGGAATTTCTGTCGCTGGAAATGCCGCAGTGGCTGGTAGGCATCTTTGCCGCTTACCTGATAGTGGCGCTGGTGGTGGTAATTGCCCAGTTTGTGAAGCCGAAGCGGCGCGGTATTTTCAAGCATTAA
- a CDS encoding SpoVR family protein: MATVADSTSKDTKHLSDGPDWTFGLLEDYLAEIDRVAKYYRLETYPHQIEVITSEQMMDAYSSIGMPINYTHWSFGKKFIETEQRYKHGQQGLAYEIVINSDPCIAYLMEENTITMQALVMAHACYGHNSFFKNNYLFRSWTDASSIVDYLIFARNYIRECEERYGVDEVEKLLDSCHALMNYGVDRYKRPSKISLQEEKARQKSREEYLQSQVNMLWRTLPRHEEEKTVEASHRFPSEPQENLLYFMEKNAPLLEPWQREILRIVRKVSQYFYPQKQTQVMNEGWATFWHYSILNHLYDEGKVSDRFMLEFLHNHTNVVYQLPYNSPWYSGINPYALGFAMFQDIKRICQSPTEEDSYWFPEMAGKDWLDTLHFAMRDFKDESFISQFLSPKLMRDFRLFAVEDDDRKNYLEISAIHNEEGYQELRSRLSSQYNLSNLEPNIQVWNVDLRGDRSLTLRYIPHNRVPLDKGRREVLKHVHRLWGFDVLLEQQNDDGSVELLERCPPRVNNTL; the protein is encoded by the coding sequence ATGGCGACTGTTGCAGATTCCACGAGCAAGGACACCAAACATCTAAGCGACGGCCCCGACTGGACGTTCGGGCTGCTGGAGGATTACCTGGCCGAGATCGACCGGGTAGCCAAATACTACCGGCTGGAAACCTACCCTCATCAGATTGAGGTCATCACCTCTGAGCAGATGATGGATGCTTACTCCAGCATCGGAATGCCGATCAACTATACCCACTGGTCATTCGGCAAAAAATTCATCGAAACCGAGCAGCGTTATAAACACGGCCAGCAGGGGCTGGCTTATGAAATCGTCATTAACTCCGACCCCTGTATCGCCTACCTGATGGAGGAGAACACCATTACCATGCAGGCGCTGGTGATGGCCCACGCCTGCTACGGGCACAACTCCTTCTTTAAAAACAACTACCTGTTCCGCAGCTGGACCGATGCCAGTTCGATTGTCGACTACCTTATCTTTGCCCGTAACTATATTCGCGAGTGCGAAGAACGCTACGGTGTGGATGAGGTGGAAAAGCTGCTGGACTCCTGTCATGCCCTGATGAACTACGGGGTGGACCGCTATAAGCGCCCGTCTAAGATCTCCCTGCAGGAGGAGAAAGCGCGTCAGAAGAGCCGTGAGGAGTACCTGCAAAGCCAGGTCAATATGCTGTGGCGCACCCTGCCGCGTCACGAAGAAGAGAAAACCGTCGAGGCCAGCCATCGCTTTCCGTCGGAGCCCCAGGAGAACCTGCTGTACTTTATGGAGAAGAACGCGCCGCTGCTGGAGCCCTGGCAGCGTGAGATCCTGCGCATTGTGCGTAAGGTCAGCCAGTATTTTTATCCGCAAAAGCAGACTCAGGTGATGAACGAAGGCTGGGCCACTTTCTGGCATTACAGCATCCTCAACCACCTGTACGACGAGGGCAAGGTTAGCGACCGCTTTATGCTGGAATTTCTGCATAACCACACCAACGTGGTCTATCAGCTGCCCTATAACAGCCCCTGGTACAGCGGCATTAACCCCTACGCGCTGGGTTTCGCCATGTTCCAGGACATCAAGCGCATCTGTCAGTCCCCCACCGAGGAGGACAGCTACTGGTTCCCGGAAATGGCCGGTAAGGACTGGCTGGATACCCTGCACTTCGCCATGCGCGATTTTAAGGACGAGAGCTTTATCAGCCAGTTCCTGTCGCCGAAGCTGATGCGGGATTTCCGGCTGTTTGCGGTAGAAGATGACGATCGCAAAAACTATCTGGAGATTTCGGCGATCCACAACGAAGAGGGTTACCAGGAGCTGCGTTCACGCCTTTCCAGCCAGTACAACCTGAGCAATCTGGAACCCAACATTCAGGTCTGGAATGTCGACCTGCGCGGCGACCGTTCGCTGACGCTGCGTTATATCCCGCATAATCGGGTGCCGCTGGATAAAGGACGCCGCGAGGTGCTGAAGCATGTGCACCGGCTGTGGGGTTTTGATGTGCTGCTGGAGCAGCAGAACGACGACGGCAGCGTCGAACTGCTGGAACGCTGCCCGCCACGGGTCAACAATACTCTGTAG
- a CDS encoding YcgL domain-containing protein has translation MLCAIYRSSKRDQTYLYVEKKDDFSRVPQDLMQGFGVPAFAMLLPLDGTKKLANAEIEKVKQALSEQGYYLQLPPPPESLLKIHLETQREK, from the coding sequence ATGCTTTGTGCGATCTATCGAAGTTCAAAACGCGATCAGACCTATCTTTATGTCGAAAAAAAAGACGATTTTTCACGCGTACCGCAGGATCTGATGCAGGGATTTGGCGTCCCGGCGTTTGCCATGCTATTGCCGCTGGACGGCACGAAAAAATTAGCTAATGCCGAAATAGAAAAAGTAAAACAGGCACTCAGCGAGCAGGGCTATTATTTACAACTGCCTCCTCCGCCGGAAAGTTTACTTAAGATTCATCTGGAAACTCAGCGGGAGAAATAA
- the nhaB gene encoding Na(+)/H(+) antiporter NhaB: protein MKEISTGRALYRNFLGQSPDWYKLAILCFLVINPLVFFFVSPFAAGWLLVAEFIFTLAMALKCYPLLPGGLLAIEAVAFGMTSAQHVRDEVANNLEVILLLIFMVAGIWFMKQLLLLIFTRLLLGIRSKMLLSLSFCLAAAFLSAFLDALTVVAVIISVAVGFYGIYHRVASSRDDDGDLSNDNDIFQDHKATLEQFRSFLRSLMMHAAVGTALGGVMTMVGEPQNLIIARAANWHFGDFLLRMAPVTVPVLFCGLITCMLLERLKVLGYGEPLPESVRAVLKEFAQKEARQRNRQEQVRLVIQGLIGIWLITALALHMAEVGLIGLSVIILATSLCGVTDEHTIGRAFTEALPFTALLTVFFAIVAVIIDQQLFQPIIEFVLQASPHTQLSLFYVFNGLLSSISDNVFVGTVYINEARSAMLNGAIDPQQYELLAVAINTGTNLPSVATPNGQAAFLFMLTSALAPLIRLSYGRMVLMALPYTLVLTLVGLLGVAFFLTPATDWMLAHGWISTPPLKP, encoded by the coding sequence ATGAAGGAAATATCCACTGGCCGCGCTCTTTATCGCAACTTCCTGGGACAGTCTCCGGACTGGTATAAGCTGGCGATACTCTGTTTTCTGGTGATCAATCCACTGGTGTTCTTCTTTGTCAGCCCCTTTGCGGCAGGCTGGCTGCTGGTGGCAGAGTTCATCTTTACCCTGGCCATGGCGCTGAAGTGCTATCCGCTGCTGCCCGGCGGCCTGCTGGCTATTGAAGCTGTCGCCTTCGGCATGACCAGCGCCCAGCACGTGCGCGACGAGGTCGCCAATAACCTTGAAGTGATTCTACTGCTGATCTTTATGGTCGCCGGCATCTGGTTTATGAAGCAGCTCCTGCTGCTGATTTTTACCCGATTGCTGCTGGGCATTCGCTCCAAGATGCTGCTCTCCCTCTCTTTTTGTCTGGCTGCCGCCTTTCTTTCTGCTTTTCTGGACGCTCTGACGGTGGTCGCGGTGATTATCAGCGTCGCCGTCGGTTTTTACGGTATTTACCACCGGGTGGCTTCCAGTCGTGACGATGACGGCGATCTGTCAAACGATAACGACATCTTCCAGGATCATAAGGCCACGCTGGAGCAGTTCCGCAGTTTTCTGCGCAGTCTGATGATGCACGCCGCCGTGGGTACTGCGCTGGGCGGCGTCATGACCATGGTCGGCGAACCGCAGAACCTGATTATCGCCCGAGCAGCCAACTGGCACTTTGGCGACTTCCTGCTGCGCATGGCGCCGGTTACCGTGCCGGTACTGTTCTGCGGTCTGATAACCTGTATGCTGCTGGAGCGCCTGAAGGTGCTGGGCTATGGCGAACCGTTACCGGAAAGCGTTCGGGCCGTACTGAAAGAGTTCGCTCAGAAAGAGGCCCGCCAGCGTAACCGCCAGGAGCAGGTACGGCTGGTGATTCAGGGGCTGATCGGCATCTGGCTGATTACCGCACTGGCGCTGCATATGGCCGAGGTGGGACTGATTGGCCTGTCGGTGATTATCCTGGCCACTTCGCTGTGCGGCGTCACCGACGAGCATACTATCGGGCGCGCCTTTACCGAGGCCCTGCCCTTTACCGCGCTGCTGACGGTCTTCTTTGCCATCGTCGCCGTCATTATCGACCAGCAGCTATTCCAGCCGATTATCGAATTCGTGCTCCAGGCATCGCCCCACACTCAGCTGTCGCTGTTCTACGTCTTCAATGGCCTGCTGTCATCTATCTCTGACAATGTGTTTGTCGGTACCGTCTACATTAACGAAGCGCGAAGCGCCATGCTTAACGGCGCTATCGATCCGCAGCAGTATGAATTGCTGGCAGTGGCGATTAACACCGGTACCAACCTGCCGTCGGTGGCGACGCCCAACGGTCAGGCGGCATTCCTGTTTATGCTCACCTCGGCCCTGGCGCCACTAATCCGCCTCTCTTACGGCCGCATGGTGTTGATGGCGCTGCCCTACACCCTGGTGCTAACCCTGGTGGGGCTTCTCGGCGTGGCGTTTTTCCTGACGCCCGCAACAGACTGGATGCTGGCCCATGGCTGGATTAGCACTCCACCGCTCAAGCCATAA
- a CDS encoding NUDIX hydrolase codes for MTLKEDRIRRADGNEGLYSVVVKPDFVVILPVEGEFIYVVEQYRYPLGQRTLELPQGTWETAPDADPLALAAGELREETGLQANSMTWVGYQKLAQGYSSQGYHIYLASDLSHDSQQLDAEELGLTAGKIKIGDFMALILEGKVSDATSVTAFLLARAKGLLG; via the coding sequence ATGACCCTTAAAGAGGATCGCATTCGCAGGGCCGATGGCAACGAAGGGCTCTATTCGGTGGTGGTCAAACCGGACTTTGTGGTGATCCTGCCGGTAGAAGGGGAATTTATCTATGTGGTGGAGCAGTATCGCTATCCGTTGGGACAACGTACTCTTGAACTGCCTCAGGGAACCTGGGAAACGGCGCCCGATGCCGATCCGCTGGCGCTAGCGGCAGGCGAGCTGCGCGAGGAGACCGGGCTCCAGGCCAACAGTATGACCTGGGTGGGATATCAGAAGCTGGCGCAGGGGTATTCCAGTCAGGGATACCATATTTATCTGGCAAGCGATCTGAGCCACGACAGCCAGCAACTGGATGCCGAAGAGCTGGGGCTGACTGCCGGTAAAATAAAGATCGGCGACTTTATGGCGCTGATCCTGGAGGGAAAGGTCAGCGATGCCACCTCGGTGACCGCCTTCCTGCTGGCCCGGGCTAAGGGGCTGCTGGGGTAA
- the fadR gene encoding fatty acid metabolism transcriptional regulator FadR yields MVIKAQSPAGFAEEYIIESIWKNRFPPGSILPAERELSELIGVTRTTLREVLQRLARDGWLTIQHGKPTRVNNFWETSGLNILETLARLDHESVPQLIDNLLSVRTNIATIFIRTALRNHPDESQQVLASAQSVEDHADAFAELDYGIFRGLAFASGNPIYGLILNGMKGLYTRIGRHYFSSPEARALALGFYHKLSTLCRESLHDQVYDVVRTYGRESGDIWHRMQKNLPGDLAMHGH; encoded by the coding sequence ATGGTGATAAAGGCGCAGAGCCCAGCGGGTTTCGCGGAAGAATATATTATTGAGAGCATCTGGAAAAATCGCTTTCCGCCGGGATCCATTCTGCCTGCCGAGCGTGAGCTATCTGAATTGATTGGCGTTACCCGAACCACCCTGCGCGAAGTACTTCAACGTCTGGCGCGCGACGGCTGGTTAACCATTCAGCACGGCAAACCGACCCGGGTAAATAACTTCTGGGAAACGTCTGGTCTGAATATCCTTGAAACCCTGGCGCGTCTCGACCACGAAAGCGTTCCCCAGCTCATCGATAATCTGTTGTCGGTCAGAACCAACATCGCCACCATCTTTATTCGTACCGCGCTGCGTAATCATCCTGATGAATCACAGCAGGTGCTGGCCAGCGCTCAGTCGGTGGAAGATCATGCTGATGCCTTCGCCGAACTGGATTACGGTATTTTCCGCGGGCTGGCATTCGCCTCCGGGAATCCGATCTACGGCCTGATTCTGAACGGCATGAAAGGGCTGTACACCCGTATCGGGCGGCACTACTTTTCCAGCCCGGAAGCGCGTGCTCTGGCACTGGGCTTCTACCATAAACTGTCGACGCTGTGTCGCGAATCGCTTCACGATCAGGTGTATGACGTGGTGCGAACCTACGGTCGTGAAAGTGGGGATATCTGGCACCGGATGCAGAAGAATCTGCCGGGTGACCTGGCGATGCACGGCCACTAA
- a CDS encoding fumarylacetoacetate hydrolase family protein — protein sequence MYRHHNWQGALLDYPVSKVVCVGSNYAMHIREMGSVTPEEPVLFIKPETSLCDLGQPLALPQGMGEVHHEVELAVLIGSTLKQATEEHVRQAIAGYGVALDLTLRELQGKLKKAGRPWEKAKGFDNACPISGFIPAAEFHGDPQNTPLSLTVNGDVRQQGTTADMIHPILPLIAYISRFFTLRAGDVVLTGTPEGVGALHSGDELAIGFDHRELTTRVL from the coding sequence ATGTACCGACATCACAACTGGCAGGGGGCGCTGCTGGATTACCCGGTCAGTAAGGTCGTCTGCGTCGGCAGCAATTACGCCATGCATATTCGCGAGATGGGCAGCGTAACGCCAGAAGAGCCCGTGCTGTTTATTAAACCAGAAACTTCGCTCTGCGATCTGGGCCAGCCGCTGGCGCTGCCTCAGGGAATGGGGGAAGTGCATCACGAGGTGGAGCTGGCGGTGCTGATTGGCTCAACGCTGAAACAGGCCACCGAAGAGCATGTGCGTCAGGCCATCGCCGGTTACGGCGTGGCGCTCGATCTGACGCTGCGCGAACTGCAGGGCAAACTCAAGAAGGCGGGGCGACCGTGGGAGAAAGCTAAAGGCTTCGACAATGCCTGCCCGATCTCCGGCTTTATTCCGGCTGCGGAATTTCATGGCGATCCGCAGAACACGCCGCTTTCGCTGACTGTAAATGGCGACGTGCGCCAGCAGGGCACCACTGCCGATATGATTCATCCCATCCTGCCGCTGATTGCTTATATCAGTCGCTTCTTTACCCTGCGCGCCGGCGATGTGGTGTTGACGGGAACGCCTGAAGGCGTTGGAGCACTGCACAGCGGCGATGAACTGGCGATTGGTTTTGACCATCGCGAACTGACAACCCGGGTGCTGTAA
- the minC gene encoding septum site-determining protein MinC, with translation MSNTPIELKGSSFTLSVVHLHDAQPGVIREALREKVAQAPAFLKHAPIVLNVTGLTGDAEWEPIQQAVVESGLRVVGVSGCKDPLLRERIERAGLPLMSEGKEKPRAVEPPPSPPQPVATSVTKTRIIDTPVRSGQRIYAPNCDLVVTSHVSAGAELIADGNIHIYGTMRGRALAGASGCRDAQIFSISLTAELVSIAGVYWLSEQIPADFSGKAARLQLIGGALTVQPFN, from the coding sequence ATGTCAAACACACCCATCGAGCTAAAAGGCAGCAGTTTCACTCTCTCTGTGGTTCATTTGCATGACGCTCAGCCCGGTGTGATCCGCGAGGCGTTGCGGGAGAAAGTCGCCCAGGCCCCCGCGTTTCTGAAACACGCCCCCATCGTGCTCAATGTCACCGGTCTCACTGGCGATGCCGAATGGGAGCCCATCCAGCAGGCGGTTGTGGAAAGCGGTTTACGCGTGGTTGGCGTAAGCGGCTGCAAGGATCCTCTCCTGCGCGAGCGCATCGAACGCGCGGGCCTGCCGCTGATGAGCGAGGGTAAAGAGAAGCCGCGTGCGGTCGAGCCTCCGCCCTCCCCACCGCAGCCAGTTGCAACATCCGTCACAAAAACGCGCATTATCGATACGCCGGTACGTTCCGGTCAGCGCATTTATGCGCCAAACTGTGATTTGGTGGTAACCAGCCACGTCAGCGCGGGCGCCGAGCTTATCGCCGACGGCAATATCCATATTTATGGGACCATGCGTGGTCGTGCGCTGGCAGGCGCCAGCGGCTGCCGCGATGCGCAGATATTCAGCATCAGCCTGACGGCAGAGCTGGTGTCTATTGCCGGAGTCTACTGGCTTAGTGAGCAGATTCCGGCCGATTTTTCAGGTAAGGCGGCCCGGCTACAGCTGATAGGCGGCGCTCTTACCGTACAACCTTTTAATTGA
- the lysM gene encoding peptidoglycan-binding protein LysM yields MGLFNFVKEAGEKLWDAVTGQDDQRGDLIKKHLEKTGLAGADKVEVEVKGDKVIVKGDGLSQEQKEKILVAAGNVEGVGDVEDQVTVAAGDSAAASKSYTVKKGDTLSAIAKEVYGDANQYNKIFEANKPMLSDPNKIYPGQTLRIPQ; encoded by the coding sequence ATGGGACTGTTTAATTTTGTAAAAGAAGCGGGTGAAAAGCTTTGGGATGCGGTGACCGGTCAGGACGACCAGCGCGGCGACCTTATCAAAAAGCATCTGGAAAAAACGGGTCTGGCCGGTGCTGACAAAGTGGAAGTCGAAGTAAAAGGCGATAAGGTTATCGTCAAAGGCGACGGCCTGAGTCAGGAGCAGAAAGAGAAGATTCTGGTGGCTGCGGGTAACGTCGAAGGCGTGGGCGACGTGGAAGATCAGGTGACCGTGGCGGCGGGCGACAGCGCGGCGGCCAGCAAGTCTTACACGGTGAAGAAAGGGGATACCCTGAGCGCTATCGCGAAAGAAGTTTATGGCGATGCCAACCAGTACAACAAGATCTTCGAAGCCAATAAGCCGATGCTGAGCGACCCGAATAAAATCTATCCGGGCCAGACGCTGCGCATTCCTCAGTAA
- the minD gene encoding septum site-determining protein MinD, whose amino-acid sequence MARIIVVTSGKGGVGKTTSSAAIATGLAQKGKKTVVIDFDIGLRNLDLIMGCERRVVYDFVNVIQGDATLNQALIKDKRTEHLHILPASQTRDKDALTREGVEKVLDELKKMEFDFIVCDSPAGIETGALMALYFADEAIITTNPEVSSVRDSDRILGILSSKSRRAENGEEPIKEHLMLTRYNPGRVTRGDMLSMEDVLEILRIPLLGVIPEDQSVLRSSNQGEPVILDATADAGKAYADAVDRLLGEERPFRFIEEEKKGFLKRLFGG is encoded by the coding sequence ATGGCACGCATTATTGTAGTTACATCAGGTAAAGGGGGCGTTGGAAAAACCACCTCCAGCGCGGCCATCGCTACAGGTCTGGCACAGAAGGGAAAGAAAACTGTCGTTATTGACTTCGATATCGGCCTGCGTAACCTCGACCTGATCATGGGGTGTGAACGCCGTGTCGTATACGATTTCGTTAACGTTATCCAGGGCGATGCCACGCTTAATCAGGCGCTAATCAAAGATAAGCGTACCGAACACCTTCATATTCTCCCGGCGTCGCAGACGCGCGATAAAGACGCACTGACCCGCGAAGGCGTGGAAAAAGTGCTCGATGAACTGAAAAAGATGGAATTCGATTTCATCGTCTGCGACTCCCCTGCCGGTATCGAGACTGGCGCGCTGATGGCGCTCTACTTTGCGGATGAAGCCATCATCACCACTAACCCGGAAGTCTCCTCCGTGCGCGACTCTGACCGCATCCTGGGGATTCTGTCGTCCAAATCACGCCGCGCCGAAAACGGCGAAGAGCCGATTAAAGAGCATCTGATGCTGACCCGCTACAACCCTGGTCGCGTCACCCGGGGCGATATGCTGAGCATGGAAGACGTGCTGGAAATTCTGCGCATTCCGCTGCTGGGCGTGATTCCGGAAGATCAGTCAGTGCTGCGCTCCTCTAACCAGGGGGAGCCGGTGATCCTGGACGCAACGGCCGATGCGGGCAAAGCCTATGCCGATGCCGTGGATCGTCTGCTGGGAGAAGAACGTCCTTTCCGCTTCATTGAAGAAGAGAAGAAAGGTTTCCTGAAACGCCTGTTCGGAGGATAA
- a CDS encoding YcgN family cysteine cluster protein, whose amino-acid sequence MTETPFWQRKTLEQMSDEEWESLCDGCGQCCLHKLQDEVTDEIYFTNVACRQLNIKTCQCRNYERRFEYESDCIKLTRENLPTFEWLPPTCAYRLLAEGKGLPVWHPLRSGSKAAMHAQRISVRHIAVPESEVRDWEEHILNHPQWESRR is encoded by the coding sequence ATGACCGAAACGCCTTTCTGGCAGCGTAAAACGCTGGAACAAATGAGCGATGAGGAGTGGGAGTCCCTCTGCGATGGCTGCGGGCAGTGCTGCCTGCACAAACTGCAGGATGAAGTGACCGACGAGATCTATTTTACCAATGTGGCCTGTCGGCAGCTCAATATTAAAACCTGCCAGTGCCGCAACTATGAGCGGCGCTTTGAATATGAATCGGACTGCATCAAGCTGACCCGGGAAAACCTGCCGACCTTCGAATGGCTGCCGCCCACCTGCGCCTATCGGTTGCTGGCGGAAGGCAAGGGGCTGCCGGTCTGGCACCCTTTGCGCAGCGGCTCTAAGGCGGCGATGCATGCCCAGCGTATCTCGGTGCGCCATATTGCAGTACCGGAATCCGAGGTTCGCGACTGGGAAGAGCATATTCTCAACCATCCTCAGTGGGAAAGTCGACGCTGA
- a CDS encoding D-amino acid dehydrogenase, producing the protein MRVIVLGSGVVGVASAWYLRQAGHEVTVIDRESGPAEETSAGNAGQISPGYAAPWAAPGIPLKAVKWMFQRHAPLAIRPDGTSFQLKWMWQMLRNCDARHYAENKERMVRLAEYSRDCLKALRASTGIAYEGRQKGLMQLFRSPQQYENAARDIAVLEEAGVPYELLEAGQLARAEPALASVAHKLAGGLRLPNDETGDCQLFTRGLARMAEEAGVEFRYNLPVDQLLTEGQQIAGVKCGNEVLKADGYVMAFGSYSTAMLKDIIDIPVYPLKGYSLTIPIADESGAPVSTILDETYKVAITRFDQRIRVGGMAEIVGFNTGLPAARRATLEMVVRDLYPRGGHIEQATFWTGLRPMTPDGTPVVGRTPWKNLWLNTGHGTLGWTMACGSGQMLSDIISGRTPAIPSEDLSVARYLPGFTPGHSPRLHGAH; encoded by the coding sequence ATGCGAGTCATTGTGCTGGGAAGTGGGGTTGTGGGCGTCGCCAGCGCCTGGTATTTACGCCAGGCGGGACACGAAGTCACGGTCATTGACCGGGAATCCGGACCGGCAGAGGAGACCAGCGCCGGTAACGCCGGGCAGATCTCCCCGGGCTATGCGGCGCCTTGGGCGGCGCCGGGTATTCCGCTAAAGGCGGTTAAGTGGATGTTTCAGCGCCATGCGCCGCTGGCTATCCGCCCGGACGGCACCTCTTTCCAGCTCAAGTGGATGTGGCAGATGCTGCGCAACTGCGACGCCCGCCACTATGCGGAAAATAAAGAGCGCATGGTGCGGCTGGCCGAATACAGCCGCGACTGCCTGAAGGCGCTGCGCGCCAGCACCGGTATCGCTTATGAAGGGCGCCAGAAAGGGCTGATGCAACTGTTCCGCAGCCCTCAGCAGTACGAAAATGCGGCGCGCGATATCGCCGTTCTGGAAGAGGCCGGGGTGCCTTATGAACTGCTGGAAGCCGGACAACTGGCCCGGGCCGAACCGGCGCTGGCCTCCGTCGCCCACAAGCTGGCTGGCGGTTTGCGACTGCCGAATGATGAAACCGGCGACTGTCAGCTGTTTACCCGTGGACTTGCCCGCATGGCGGAAGAGGCGGGCGTCGAATTTCGCTATAACCTGCCGGTGGACCAGCTACTGACCGAAGGGCAACAGATTGCCGGTGTCAAATGTGGTAACGAAGTACTTAAGGCGGATGGCTACGTGATGGCCTTTGGCTCGTACTCTACGGCGATGCTTAAGGACATCATCGATATTCCGGTTTACCCCCTGAAGGGCTATTCGCTGACCATTCCCATTGCCGATGAGAGCGGGGCGCCGGTATCGACCATTCTCGATGAAACTTACAAGGTCGCCATTACCCGCTTCGACCAGCGTATTCGGGTGGGTGGCATGGCGGAGATCGTCGGTTTTAATACCGGACTACCAGCTGCGCGTCGCGCCACGCTGGAAATGGTGGTGCGCGATCTCTACCCGCGCGGCGGCCATATCGAGCAGGCCACCTTCTGGACCGGTCTTCGTCCCATGACGCCGGACGGTACGCCGGTGGTGGGCCGTACTCCCTGGAAAAACCTTTGGCTGAATACCGGTCACGGCACTCTGGGCTGGACTATGGCCTGCGGCTCTGGCCAGATGCTGAGCGATATTATCTCCGGGCGTACACCGGCGATCCCCAGTGAGGATCTGTCGGTAGCGCGCTATCTGCCGGGCTTTACTCCCGGCCATTCGCCGCGTCTGCACGGCGCACACTGA